The Gloeomargarita sp. SKYB120 genome has a segment encoding these proteins:
- a CDS encoding RsmB/NOP family class I SAM-dependent RNA methyltransferase: MVLATPIPRFLAKLAAQLWPEETETQARFAQALLSPQPLATGLAWCRPRPEVLPFPVLPPLRWQPDWVDRVCPDLQPGRHPLHNRGYYYCLDMSSVFAGAVLGAISIPHPVVIDLCAAPGGKSVLAWRHLQPSLLIANEPIGKRVRTLLSNWRRCRIPGVVLQQDPATLAQHLAHTADVVIVDAPCSGQSLLAKGAKNPGCFHPRTIRFNRQRQRRILAWAMQLLKPGGYLAYMTCTYSLEENEENAQWLLRQDPHLVPVPVPALSEAQSHLAAFPCYRLWPHGGEGAGAFTALWQWQTTGPGNPLDWEWVQQAAVSRRPMQINCNEPDVGETGHDKVEEGSPDGNGDERSPDDFSAADESPEGGGGHVLE; this comes from the coding sequence ATGGTACTGGCAACGCCGATTCCGCGCTTTTTGGCCAAGTTGGCGGCCCAGCTATGGCCGGAGGAGACGGAAACCCAAGCTCGTTTTGCCCAGGCGTTATTGTCGCCCCAACCGTTGGCAACCGGCCTGGCCTGGTGTCGGCCCCGTCCGGAGGTCTTGCCCTTTCCCGTGCTCCCACCGCTGCGCTGGCAACCGGACTGGGTGGACCGGGTTTGCCCCGACCTGCAACCGGGCCGGCATCCCCTGCACAACCGGGGCTACTACTACTGCTTGGATATGTCGTCGGTGTTTGCCGGGGCGGTGTTGGGCGCTATCTCGATCCCCCATCCCGTCGTGATTGACCTGTGCGCCGCACCGGGGGGCAAGAGCGTCTTGGCCTGGCGTCACCTGCAACCATCGCTTTTGATCGCCAACGAACCCATCGGCAAGCGGGTGCGGACCCTGCTGAGCAACTGGCGGCGCTGTCGGATACCGGGGGTCGTCCTGCAGCAGGACCCAGCCACCCTAGCCCAACACCTGGCCCACACCGCCGATGTGGTGATCGTGGACGCTCCCTGCTCTGGGCAATCCCTCCTGGCCAAGGGCGCCAAAAATCCAGGCTGTTTTCATCCCCGCACCATTCGCTTCAACCGCCAACGCCAGCGGCGCATTCTCGCCTGGGCGATGCAATTGCTCAAACCGGGCGGCTATCTGGCTTACATGACCTGCACCTACAGCTTGGAGGAAAACGAGGAGAACGCCCAGTGGCTGCTCCGGCAGGACCCGCATCTGGTGCCGGTGCCTGTTCCGGCGTTGAGCGAGGCCCAATCCCATCTAGCGGCCTTTCCCTGCTACCGGCTATGGCCGCATGGAGGCGAAGGCGCAGGAGCCTTTACTGCTCTCTGGCAATGGCAAACCACAGGCCCTGGGAATCCTCTGGACTGGGAATGGGTGCAGCAGGCGGCGGTGTCGCGGCGACCTATGCAAATAAATTGCAACGAACCGGACGTCGGGGAAACGGGACATGATAAGGTTGAGGAAGGTTCTCCCGATGGCAACGGCGATGAGCGAAGCCCCGACGATTTCTCCGCGGCAGATGAATCTCCTGAGGGTGGTGGCGGCCATGTCCTGGAGTGA
- a CDS encoding LapA family protein yields MVQVNAVLIFAFCLALVLFSLQNMEPVTVHLVGSYSVNYPLAVELILAMGVGAVLAWLFGVWNQLQRWLIARRELWRRDQKIASLERDIEQYRQQLSLPSSVEETARS; encoded by the coding sequence ATGGTGCAAGTCAATGCCGTGTTAATCTTTGCCTTTTGCCTGGCGTTGGTGCTATTCAGCCTCCAGAACATGGAGCCGGTGACGGTGCATCTGGTCGGTTCCTACAGCGTCAACTACCCCTTGGCGGTGGAATTGATCCTGGCGATGGGGGTGGGAGCGGTGCTGGCCTGGCTCTTTGGCGTGTGGAACCAGTTGCAACGGTGGCTGATCGCCCGGCGGGAATTGTGGCGGCGCGACCAAAAAATTGCCTCCCTGGAACGCGATATTGAACAGTACCGGCAACAACTCTCGCTACCCAGTTCGGTGGAAGAGACCGCCCGTTCATGA
- the gmk gene encoding guanylate kinase, translated as MATENLVTPGRLIVLTGPSGVGKGTLLKYLCQRHPELQVSVSLTTRDPRPGEIPGQSYIFVNRAEFEAAIAAGDLLEWAEYAGHYYGTPRQPVEAALQQGKWVILEIELQGARQVRRSFPQAQLIFICPPSWETLEQRLRQRGQDSETAMQKRLARAKEELQAASEFDACIVNDDLETALQALEQCLGLPVTASSCETG; from the coding sequence ATGGCCACCGAAAACCTCGTGACCCCAGGGCGATTGATCGTGCTCACCGGACCGAGCGGTGTGGGCAAGGGCACCCTGCTCAAATACCTGTGTCAGCGCCATCCCGAACTGCAGGTGTCGGTCTCGCTGACCACGCGCGACCCCCGTCCTGGCGAAATCCCCGGCCAGTCCTATATTTTCGTCAATCGTGCGGAATTTGAGGCCGCCATTGCCGCCGGCGATTTACTTGAGTGGGCAGAGTACGCAGGTCACTACTACGGCACGCCCCGCCAACCGGTGGAGGCTGCACTCCAACAAGGGAAGTGGGTCATTTTGGAAATTGAACTTCAGGGGGCGCGCCAGGTCCGGCGCTCCTTTCCCCAGGCCCAGTTGATTTTCATTTGCCCTCCCAGTTGGGAAACCCTGGAGCAACGGCTCCGCCAGCGGGGTCAGGACTCGGAAACGGCCATGCAAAAACGGCTTGCCCGCGCCAAAGAGGAACTCCAGGCCGCTTCCGAATTTGACGCCTGCATCGTCAACGACGACCTGGAGACCGCCCTGCAGGCGCTGGAGCAATGCCTGGGCCTGCCCGTCACAGCTTCAAGTTGCGAAACTGGGTGA
- the psaM gene encoding photosystem I reaction center subunit XII, which yields MGLSDTQVFVALVLALLPLVMAVRLGLALYKF from the coding sequence ATGGGACTGTCCGACACCCAGGTATTTGTGGCGCTGGTGCTGGCCCTGTTGCCCTTGGTCATGGCGGTGCGGCTGGGTCTGGCGCTGTATAAGTTCTAG
- the pgsA gene encoding CDP-diacylglycerol--glycerol-3-phosphate 3-phosphatidyltransferase — MTTASWLTLSRLLVIPGVFVALAQEARDWAAGLFLLGAVTDALDGYVARRWRQVTDVGKWLDPLVDKLLVMAPLLALVESGDVPGWGVFLLLARELTITAWRAQLPQVVGADRWGKAKTVSQVGAVVALLLWPGLLSQTLFAVAVVITWLSGIMYLWPPKTS; from the coding sequence ATGACGACAGCATCCTGGTTAACCCTAAGCCGGTTGCTAGTGATTCCGGGCGTTTTTGTGGCCCTGGCCCAAGAGGCGCGAGACTGGGCCGCCGGTTTATTTCTTTTGGGGGCGGTGACGGACGCCCTGGACGGTTACGTCGCCCGGCGGTGGCGGCAGGTCACGGATGTGGGCAAATGGCTCGACCCCCTAGTGGACAAGCTGCTGGTGATGGCGCCCCTACTGGCGCTGGTGGAATCCGGTGACGTGCCGGGTTGGGGGGTTTTTCTCTTGCTGGCGCGGGAGTTGACCATCACCGCCTGGCGGGCGCAGTTGCCGCAGGTTGTTGGCGCGGACCGCTGGGGCAAGGCCAAAACCGTTAGCCAGGTAGGAGCCGTGGTGGCGCTCCTGCTGTGGCCGGGCCTGCTCAGTCAAACCCTGTTTGCTGTCGCCGTTGTCATCACCTGGCTGTCGGGGATAATGTACCTATGGCCACCGAAAACCTCGTGA
- a CDS encoding glutathione S-transferase family protein yields MLKLYGGTRSRAAIVAWYLEELQVPYDFVRLDMAAGAHRQPEYLAIHPMGKVPALVEDHLVVWESGAILLYLADKYGQLPLTPAERAPLYQWILFSNSTLVQALAQPPEKREQELTRLLPPLQQILSDQDYITGSQFTVADVALASILFFAGQMFGLDFSPYPAIGAYLQRCQARPAWQKVMTVT; encoded by the coding sequence ATGCTCAAGCTCTACGGGGGAACTCGCTCCCGCGCCGCCATTGTGGCTTGGTATTTAGAGGAGCTGCAGGTTCCCTACGATTTTGTGCGGTTGGACATGGCGGCGGGCGCCCACCGGCAACCGGAATACCTGGCGATTCACCCGATGGGCAAGGTTCCGGCTCTGGTGGAGGACCACCTAGTGGTGTGGGAGTCGGGGGCGATCCTGCTCTACCTGGCGGATAAATACGGGCAATTGCCGCTGACGCCCGCTGAACGAGCGCCCCTGTACCAGTGGATTCTCTTTAGCAATTCCACCTTGGTCCAGGCTCTCGCTCAGCCGCCGGAGAAACGGGAGCAGGAACTAACGAGGTTGTTACCGCCCTTGCAGCAAATTCTGAGTGACCAGGACTACATCACCGGCTCCCAGTTCACAGTGGCGGACGTGGCGTTGGCCTCCATCCTGTTTTTTGCTGGGCAGATGTTTGGCCTAGATTTCAGTCCCTATCCAGCTATCGGGGCCTACCTGCAGCGCTGTCAGGCGCGTCCGGCCTGGCAAAAGGTGATGACGGTGACCTAG
- a CDS encoding sirohydrochlorin chelatase: MPYPRPLLLVGHGTRDAQGRADFLRFAQAYAALDPSRPVVPCFLELTEPLIAQGIATCVAAGWRDISVVPLLLLAARHLKLDITRELDRARAQYPGLQIHYGRHLGLAPEILALWQERLAQVDHPTIPRSETVVLLVGRGASDPDANSDVFKLARLLWEGSGYLTVEVCFVGITHPRLEEGWRRVWLHQPRRVIVVPHFLFTGVLVQRIQAMAQQMQAEHPDVAITCLPELGINPTLFALVRQRERETFGTDTPMNCDVCKFRQLVLCGNSHDHSHDHHHSHPHDHDHHHGYTDPYRDIQEYHRRIWR; encoded by the coding sequence TTGCCTTACCCGCGTCCGTTGTTGCTGGTGGGTCATGGCACGCGCGATGCCCAAGGGCGGGCTGATTTTCTCCGTTTTGCCCAAGCGTATGCCGCTTTGGACCCCAGTCGTCCAGTGGTCCCCTGTTTTCTGGAGTTAACCGAACCCTTGATTGCTCAGGGAATTGCCACCTGTGTCGCCGCCGGGTGGCGCGACATTTCAGTGGTGCCCCTGTTGCTGCTAGCGGCGCGGCATCTGAAGTTGGACATTACCCGGGAGTTGGACCGGGCGCGGGCGCAGTATCCGGGGTTGCAGATTCACTACGGGCGACACTTGGGACTGGCGCCGGAAATTTTGGCCCTGTGGCAGGAGCGACTTGCTCAGGTGGACCACCCGACCATTCCTCGCTCGGAGACGGTGGTGTTGTTGGTAGGACGGGGGGCCAGCGACCCGGATGCCAATAGCGATGTGTTCAAACTGGCGCGGCTGCTGTGGGAAGGGAGTGGTTACCTGACGGTGGAAGTCTGTTTCGTGGGCATTACCCATCCCCGGCTTGAAGAAGGCTGGCGGCGGGTATGGCTGCATCAACCCCGGCGCGTGATTGTCGTTCCCCACTTCTTGTTTACAGGTGTGCTGGTGCAACGAATTCAAGCGATGGCCCAGCAGATGCAGGCGGAGCATCCCGACGTTGCGATTACCTGTTTGCCGGAACTAGGCATCAACCCCACCTTGTTCGCGCTGGTGCGCCAGCGGGAGCGGGAAACCTTTGGTACGGACACGCCCATGAACTGCGATGTGTGCAAGTTCCGCCAGCTGGTGCTCTGTGGTAATTCCCATGACCATTCCCACGACCATCACCACAGCCACCCTCATGACCATGACCATCATCACGGTTATACCGACCCCTATCGAGACATTCAGGAATACCACCGGCGCATCTGGCGATGA
- a CDS encoding NUDIX hydrolase, which yields MRNDPPELLAKRLWYQGRKFRYEVNRLRLPNGVEGEWDCVRHPGGAMAVPVTPEGQLVLVHQYRFTAQGRLLEFPAGTVENGEDPLQTIQRELQEETGYCAHTWQALGEFFLAPGYSDEVIYAYLATDLAPLARQPAPEADEDIQVVLLTPAQLAAAIDQGAGVDAKTIAGFFLARRYLQKFEN from the coding sequence ATGCGCAACGACCCTCCCGAACTCCTGGCCAAGCGGCTGTGGTACCAAGGGCGCAAGTTCCGCTACGAGGTGAATCGCCTGCGCTTGCCCAACGGTGTCGAGGGTGAATGGGACTGTGTGCGCCATCCGGGTGGGGCGATGGCTGTGCCGGTGACGCCGGAAGGGCAATTGGTTCTGGTGCATCAGTACCGGTTTACCGCCCAGGGCCGCCTGCTGGAGTTTCCGGCGGGGACGGTGGAAAACGGCGAAGACCCCCTGCAGACCATCCAGCGGGAATTGCAAGAGGAGACGGGGTATTGTGCCCACACCTGGCAAGCCTTGGGGGAGTTCTTCCTGGCTCCGGGTTACTCCGACGAGGTGATCTACGCCTACTTGGCAACCGATTTGGCGCCCTTGGCGCGACAACCGGCACCGGAGGCGGACGAGGACATCCAGGTGGTGTTGTTGACACCGGCGCAACTGGCGGCGGCCATTGACCAAGGCGCAGGCGTAGACGCCAAGACCATCGCCGGGTTTTTCTTGGCGCGCCGTTATTTACAGAAGTTTGAAAACTAG
- the dnaB gene encoding replicative DNA helicase, whose product MVSDAPNRSLASEFSFSPHQLPPQNVAAEEAILGGILLDPEAIGRISHLLKPEFFYIQAHQEIYRAALSLHTQGKPTDMTAVATWLQDQGLLEKVGGPAKLVQLVEQVVSAVNIDQYAALVADKYLRRQLIQAGQNILRLGYETTLPIEQVLDQAEQQIFAVCQHQPRQELVSTAEMVSAIWHEIEQRSEDMLPPGITCGFYDLDALTQGFQRSDLIIVAGRPSMGKTSFCLNIARNIAAMHRLPVALFSLEMSKEQLVYRLLASEARIESTRLRTGRIAEQEWPQLNQAISTLAQLPIFIDDSPSATLMEIRSKCRRLLAEQGNLGLVLIDYLQLMDSGNSGTENRVLELSRMTRGLKTLARELQVPVIVLSQLSRGVEHRTNKRPLLSDLRESGSIEQDADVVIMLYRDEYYNPDTPDRGIAEVIIAKHRNGPTGVAKLLFDAHLTQFRNLKL is encoded by the coding sequence ATGGTGTCGGACGCGCCCAACCGTTCCCTGGCGTCAGAATTTAGTTTTTCGCCCCACCAGTTACCGCCCCAGAACGTGGCGGCGGAAGAAGCTATCTTGGGCGGCATCTTGCTAGACCCAGAGGCCATCGGTCGCATCAGCCATCTCCTCAAGCCGGAATTTTTCTACATCCAGGCCCACCAGGAAATCTACCGGGCGGCCTTGAGCCTGCACACCCAGGGCAAACCCACCGACATGACAGCCGTGGCCACCTGGCTGCAGGACCAGGGGTTGCTGGAAAAGGTGGGGGGCCCCGCCAAGCTGGTGCAGTTGGTCGAACAGGTGGTCAGCGCGGTCAACATTGACCAGTACGCGGCGCTGGTGGCCGATAAGTACCTGCGGCGGCAGTTGATCCAGGCGGGTCAAAACATCCTGCGCCTGGGCTACGAGACCACCCTGCCGATCGAACAGGTGCTCGACCAGGCAGAGCAGCAGATCTTTGCCGTCTGCCAGCACCAGCCCCGCCAGGAACTGGTCTCAACGGCGGAAATGGTCAGCGCCATTTGGCACGAAATCGAACAGCGCTCGGAGGATATGCTGCCGCCGGGCATCACCTGCGGGTTTTACGACCTGGACGCTTTGACCCAGGGGTTCCAGCGCTCGGATTTGATCATCGTCGCCGGTCGCCCCTCGATGGGCAAAACCTCCTTTTGCCTAAACATCGCCCGCAATATCGCGGCCATGCACCGATTGCCGGTGGCCCTGTTCAGTTTGGAGATGTCCAAGGAGCAGTTGGTGTACCGGCTGCTGGCGAGCGAAGCCCGCATCGAAAGCACACGGCTGCGCACCGGTCGAATTGCCGAGCAGGAGTGGCCCCAACTCAATCAGGCCATCAGCACCCTGGCGCAATTGCCCATTTTTATTGACGATTCCCCCAGCGCCACGCTCATGGAAATCCGCTCCAAATGCCGCCGCCTGCTGGCGGAACAGGGAAACCTGGGGCTGGTGTTGATTGATTACCTGCAACTGATGGACAGCGGCAATAGCGGCACCGAAAACCGCGTATTGGAACTGTCGCGTATGACCCGCGGTTTGAAAACCCTGGCGCGGGAGCTTCAGGTGCCCGTGATCGTGTTGTCGCAACTGAGCCGCGGCGTGGAACATCGCACCAACAAGCGGCCCCTGCTGTCAGACTTGCGAGAAAGCGGCAGCATCGAACAGGACGCGGACGTGGTGATCATGTTGTACCGCGATGAGTATTACAACCCGGACACGCCGGACCGAGGGATTGCCGAAGTGATCATTGCCAAGCACCGCAACGGCCCGACCGGCGTTGCCAAGCTCCTGTTTGACGCCCATCTCACCCAGTTTCGCAACTTGAAGCTGTGA
- a CDS encoding TerB family tellurite resistance protein, whose protein sequence is MSEAPTISPRQMNLLRVVAAMSWSDGELSPEECHLILDRFSQLFAQDPDQQARLRQELHDYVTQNIPLEELVPKLQTETEKLLVLQLGYAVIQASRRTPEEPLINEEEKAAYAKLVHLLQIPPEQVKALEAEMDAQLRQQASVVDTVVERVNQYLQTCA, encoded by the coding sequence ATGAGCGAAGCCCCGACGATTTCTCCGCGGCAGATGAATCTCCTGAGGGTGGTGGCGGCCATGTCCTGGAGTGATGGCGAGCTGTCCCCTGAGGAATGCCATCTGATCCTAGACCGGTTTTCCCAGTTGTTTGCCCAGGACCCCGACCAGCAGGCCCGCCTGCGCCAGGAGTTGCACGACTACGTTACCCAAAACATCCCCTTGGAGGAGCTAGTGCCGAAGTTGCAGACGGAGACGGAAAAGCTTCTAGTGTTGCAACTGGGCTATGCCGTGATCCAGGCCAGCCGCCGCACTCCCGAGGAACCCCTGATCAACGAAGAGGAAAAGGCGGCCTACGCCAAACTGGTCCACCTGCTACAAATTCCCCCGGAACAGGTCAAAGCCCTAGAGGCGGAAATGGACGCCCAACTGCGGCAACAGGCGAGCGTGGTGGACACGGTGGTGGAACGGGTGAACCAGTACCTGCAGACCTGCGCCTAG
- a CDS encoding geranylgeranyl reductase family protein — MTYDVIVVGAGPAGGSAAYHLAKRGRSVLLLEQAPLPRYKPCGGGVSPQVQEWFDFDFTPAISCVSREIHYTWRLEEPVTVELAGLEPIWMVRRDVFDYFLVQQAQRQGAVLQEATAVTGIAWLGDRWWVQTTREPFQGRYLVAADGAKGKLASWLGFRNRKRRLAGALEAEVPGPENPQPRVCFEFGLVKNGYAWNFPKRDGFSLGVGTFIAGGETQDFRQILRTYAAYFQVDVSQARQYGHPLCLWDAPQALHTQNALLVGEAACVVDPFTAEGIRPSLWTGWQAAIALDRALAGDATALERYTETVQNTWGRDMVWARRLAQVFYRWPGLAYQVGVKRPAATRKFAELFTGKTHYAAVAQLALQRLRRALLL, encoded by the coding sequence ATGACCTATGACGTGATTGTGGTGGGGGCGGGACCGGCGGGTGGGAGCGCGGCCTATCATCTGGCAAAGCGGGGGCGTTCCGTTTTGCTACTAGAGCAGGCCCCTTTACCCCGCTACAAACCCTGTGGTGGTGGGGTCTCGCCCCAGGTGCAGGAGTGGTTTGACTTCGATTTCACACCGGCGATTTCCTGTGTCAGCCGCGAGATTCACTACACCTGGCGGTTGGAGGAGCCGGTGACGGTGGAACTGGCGGGTCTGGAGCCGATTTGGATGGTGCGCCGGGACGTGTTCGATTACTTCCTGGTGCAGCAGGCCCAACGACAGGGAGCGGTCCTGCAGGAGGCCACCGCCGTCACGGGAATTGCCTGGCTGGGAGACCGCTGGTGGGTGCAGACGACCCGCGAGCCTTTTCAGGGGCGTTATCTGGTTGCCGCTGACGGGGCCAAGGGCAAGCTGGCAAGCTGGCTGGGATTTCGCAACCGGAAACGGCGCTTGGCGGGGGCGTTGGAAGCCGAGGTGCCCGGGCCGGAGAACCCTCAGCCGCGCGTCTGCTTTGAATTTGGCCTGGTGAAAAATGGCTACGCCTGGAATTTCCCCAAGCGGGACGGGTTTTCCCTGGGTGTAGGGACGTTTATCGCTGGGGGTGAAACGCAGGATTTTCGCCAAATTTTGCGCACCTATGCCGCCTATTTCCAGGTGGACGTCTCCCAGGCGCGCCAGTACGGCCATCCCCTGTGCCTGTGGGATGCCCCTCAAGCCCTGCACACCCAAAACGCCCTGCTGGTGGGGGAAGCAGCTTGTGTGGTGGACCCTTTCACCGCCGAAGGCATCCGGCCTTCCCTCTGGACGGGCTGGCAAGCGGCCATCGCGCTAGACCGCGCATTGGCTGGAGACGCGACGGCGCTCGAACGCTACACGGAAACAGTCCAGAACACCTGGGGCCGCGATATGGTCTGGGCAAGACGCTTGGCGCAGGTGTTTTACCGCTGGCCGGGCTTGGCCTACCAGGTGGGGGTGAAACGCCCAGCGGCAACTCGCAAGTTTGCTGAGTTGTTCACGGGGAAAACCCACTACGCGGCGGTGGCCCAGTTGGCCCTGCAACGGCTGCGGCGGGCGCTCCTGCTCTGA